The following are from one region of the Camelus ferus isolate YT-003-E chromosome 13, BCGSAC_Cfer_1.0, whole genome shotgun sequence genome:
- the CPLANE2 gene encoding ciliogenesis and planar polarity effector 2, translating to MTRPAAPGSVIVPDWQESAEGKEYLACILRKNRRRVFGLLERPVLPPPVAIDTASYKIFVSGKSGVGKTALVAKLAGLEVPVVHHETTGIQTTVVFWPAKLQASDRVVMFRFEFWDCGESALKKFDHMLPACKDKTDAFLFLFSFTDRASFEDLPGQLARVAGEAPGVVRMVIGSKFDQYMHTDVPERDLTAFRQAWELPLLRVKSVPGRRLADGHTLDGRAGLADMAHVLNSLAEQLWHQDQVAAGLLPTSPEDTPS from the exons ATGACCAGACCAGCCGCCCCGGGCTCAGTGATAGTCCCAGACTGGCAGGAGAGCGCCGAGGGCAAGGAGTACCTGGCCTGCATCCTGCGCAAGAACCGCCGGCGGGTGTTTG GGCTGCTCGAGCGACCAGTTCTGCCCCCCCCTGTGGCCATCGACACTGCCAGCTACAAGATCTTTGTGTCTGGGAAGAGTGGCGTGGGCAAGACAGCGCTGGTGGCCAAGCTGGCTGGCCTGGAGGTGCCCGTGGTGCATCATGAGACCACTG GCATCCAGACCACCGTGGTATTTTGGCCAGCCAAGCTGCAGGCCAGCGACCGTGTCGTCATGTTCCGCTTTGAGTTCTGGGACTGTGGGGAGTCTGCGCTCAAAAAGTTCGACCACATGTTGCCG GCTTGCAAGGATAAAACGGatgctttcctcttcctcttctccttcactGACCGTGCCTCCTTTGAAGACCTCCCTGGACAGCTGGCCCGAGTAGCAGGCGAGGCCCCTGGTGTGGTCAGGATGGTCATTGGCTCCAA ATTTGACCAGTACATGCACACAGACGTGCCTGAGCGTGACCTCACAGCCTTCCGGCAAGCCTGGGAGCTGCCCCTCCTGCGGGTGAAGAGTGTGCCAGGGCGGCGGCTGGCAGATGGACACACGCTGGATGGGCGAGCTGGGCTGGCCGACATGGCCCACGTGCTCAACAGCCTGGCGGAGCAGCTGTGGCACCAGGACCAGGTGGCAGCTggcctgctccccacctccccagaggaCACCCCCAGCTGA